TATCAGCGGGTGGATCAGGAAGCAGACCGCGACGAAAACGAGGATCCACGGCATGTCGAAGATCGCGGCAGGGCCCGGCCCCGAGAGGAAGGCGCGGATCATGTCGAGGTCGCGCAGCGGCTGCCCGCTTTCACCGGGCGGACGGTTCTGCCGTGCCAGCAGAATGACGGCGCCGTGGATCGGCCCCGCCAGCCGTTCGTCGAGCAGCCGGCCGATGCGGATGACGATCCGGTTGCGGACGGCATCGAGGAAGCCCTGGAAGGCGAAGGCCGCCAGCAGCATCAGCGTGAGGCCGACCAGTGTCGGGATGCTGCGGCCGGGGATGACCCGGTCATAGACCTGCAGCATGTAGATCGGCCCGGCGAACATGAGCAGGTTCGTCGCGCAGCTGACGAGGCCGACCGACCAGAAGGCGCGGCGGCACTCGGCCAGCGCCGTGGTGAGCACATCGGGCTTCATCGGGGCTCGCAGCCTCCCGCCCAGAGCCCGCCGAAGCAGGACGCGCCGCAACCCGATCGTTTACGCAATGCAGCAGCCCATCCGAGGCCCGAGAACGCCAAAAGCTTGGGCACGCATCATCTAACTGAGGGGAAGTTCAGGGCAAGGACAATCTTCGCTCGCCGGTTTACTGTCTGTTATCAAGGTCAACGTGGTCGCGAAACCTGCTGCCAGGCACTGGTCATCCGGGGTGACGGCGTCGCTTGGCGCTGTCTTCGACCGGATTTTCTCCTGCCGGCGTCTCGGCTCGGCCGCTCCGGTTCCGGAAGGCGGGTCCCGCTCAGGGGGCATGCAGGGCGCGTCCCGTGCCGGGCGGAGCGACGACCTGCCCGTCCTGCGCCACGCAGGTCCCGCGCAGAAAGGTCATCGCGGCGCGGCCGATGGTTTCGCGGCCCTCGAGGGGCGTGACCTTGCCCATGGACTGGAAGGTCGCGCCACGGATCGGCGCGCGATGGTCGAGATCGAGCAGGACGAGATCGGCATCGGCGCCCACCAGCAGGGCGCCCTTGCGCGGCCAGAGCCCGAAGGCGCGGGCCGGGGCCTCGCAGGCGAGGCGGACATAGTGCTGCAGTGTCAGCCGGCCAGCGGCGACCTCCGTCAGCATCAGGCGCATCGAGGTCTCGACGCCGGGGAATCCCGGGGAGGTCTCCCAGATCGAGGCGCGGTGCTTTTCCTCAGCCGGATGCGGCGCGTGGTCGGTCGAGATCATGTCGATCGTGCCGTCGAGCAGGGCGGCCCAGAGTGCTTGGGCATGGCCGGCCTCGCGCACCGGCGGCTTGACACGCAGTGCATTGCCGCCGGCCCGCTCGGCGTCGTTCATGCTCAGCAGCAGGTAGTGCGGGCAGGTCTCTGCGGTGATGTCGATGCCGCGCCGCTTGGCCGCCGCGATCACCGGCAAGGCGTGGCGGCAGTTCTCGTGGGCGATCTGGATCTTGCAGCCCGTCCATTCCGCAAACAAGGCGATGCGCTGCACGGCCTCGACGGTGGCGATGTCGGCATGCTGGGCGAGATGGGCGGCGAGGTCGTCGCGGCCGGCGGCCTTCATCTGCGCGCCGCGCCAGTTCAGGATCGGTGTGTTTTCGGCATGGACCGTGCAGCGCAGGCCCGTCTCGCGGATCAGCGTGAGCGCATCGAGCACGGCGCCGTCATTGGGGCAGGGGACGAGCGGATTGTCGCTGCCGAGGAAGAGCTTGAAGGCGCTGGCGCCGGCCTGCGCCATCGGCTGCAGATCGGCGAGATTGGCCTCGCCGACATAGCCGTAGACACCGAAATCGACATGGGCCTGCGGGGCGGCGATGGCGATCTTCTCGCGCACCGCGGCGGCATTGGCCGTCGGCGGGTTGGTGTTGGGCATGTCGAAGATCGTGGTGACGCCGCCGACGGCCGCGGCGGCGGTGGCCGTCGCCCAGGTCTCCTTGTGCGAGAAGCCGGGCTCGCGGACATGGGTGTGGACATCGAGCGCGCCGGGGATGAGCGGCCGCCCGCCGGCCTCGATCACCCGGCGCGCGGGCGGCATCGCCTCGCTGCGGCCGATCGCGACGATCCGGCCATCCTCCACCGCGACGGCGCCATGGCGGCTGGCCTCGGGGGTGACGAGCAGTGCGTCGCGGATGACGAGGTCGACGGTGGCGCTCATGGGTCGGCCTTGCTCATGGGACGGCTTTGGCGATCGCGTCGGCCGCGGCGAAGAGATCGGCGTTGCGGGCCCGCAGGCTCGCCTCCATCGCCTCGATCTCGTCGAGGACGGATGGCGCGTCGAAGGTCGTGATGCGGCCCTGATCGAGCACGACGCGTCCA
This portion of the Bosea sp. OAE506 genome encodes:
- the pyrC gene encoding dihydroorotase, with product MSATVDLVIRDALLVTPEASRHGAVAVEDGRIVAIGRSEAMPPARRVIEAGGRPLIPGALDVHTHVREPGFSHKETWATATAAAAVGGVTTIFDMPNTNPPTANAAAVREKIAIAAPQAHVDFGVYGYVGEANLADLQPMAQAGASAFKLFLGSDNPLVPCPNDGAVLDALTLIRETGLRCTVHAENTPILNWRGAQMKAAGRDDLAAHLAQHADIATVEAVQRIALFAEWTGCKIQIAHENCRHALPVIAAAKRRGIDITAETCPHYLLLSMNDAERAGGNALRVKPPVREAGHAQALWAALLDGTIDMISTDHAPHPAEEKHRASIWETSPGFPGVETSMRLMLTEVAAGRLTLQHYVRLACEAPARAFGLWPRKGALLVGADADLVLLDLDHRAPIRGATFQSMGKVTPLEGRETIGRAAMTFLRGTCVAQDGQVVAPPGTGRALHAP